The genomic DNA CCAATCGTAGAGATATAACCAATGTATCTTCTGAAATAAATCTGGAAAAGAAAGACCAGAAATAATTTGTCCCCTCTTTCCTACTTGTATCAGTAATTAACTAGGTAAAAATATATGACCAAAACTCACAACAGCGTGTACGAAGACCACCCACAGCCTGACACATGTATTTTAACTTTATACTGGATGCCAACGTGACGTTTCATGATTTATTTGGACTATTTGCCTTCGTTAATCAAAACAAGGTAAATAACGCAACTGATTACGTCTTTTTTAAGAAAACTCAGCTGCTGGGCAATATTTTGAAACAGAACAAACGAAGAGGAAAaaccacaggttgctcaacacgacatgaataaaaatgttagaGGGTCCATTTTATTGAGTCTATTATGGACGATAATGGAAATGTATGTTACCGTTGCCGCCTTCTAGCCCCGGTCCGAGCATTACGCAACATTttcacatgttacaagtaccaaaacaaaatttaaagacaCCCACAGATtcattcatacggcggtgtataTGAAACCTTCAAGGATACATAGAGTGCAACTGCATGAAAAGCGGCTGAGGTTAGTTTAGCCATATGTTGTCAGAGAGAAATAGGTTCGACATAACAAGAGCAAATGGGTTGGGACCAAGTTATTTCAACATTAGCGGTTGCTTCCCCTTGAAAGTTATCCAAAACGTTGTTTGTTGGTTCATTATCAGTTTATATATGTAGACATcagtttaaaaacattaaaattactgaCCGCATTTTACTATCACTTTCATGAactgtttgttcattttgtgatGACACCGTTTTCCAGGTTTTCGCTTTCAGTACCATTGATGTAGCGTTGATTAATCCAAAACCAAAGTAAGGATCATCTATAAAAGAGTTGCATGCtgtatttctttttatgataACATCTAAACGATACAGTGGTGTCGCGTCAAACATTGGCTTCCGCTATTCATTTCTATGATTCAAGTTGCAAAATGTGCAATAATGATATTGACGTTAATATACTACTTGTACGCTACAAAAAGAAGAGTTTGCATCACATTGAATCTGATAATATGTatggcccgcccgcttaactcaatagggaaagcgcagatccccgggcggggcgtatgttctccttgacggtttgataaaagacactgtgtctgaaatcattcgtctatcacctctgattcatgaggggaaggtggcagttacttgcggagaacagggttgtactggtagagaatccaggaacaccgggtagattaactgcccaccgttacataactgaaataccgttgaaaaacggcgttaaacccataacaaacaaacaaataaactgatGATAGGTGATGATACCTATTTTTATAGTACAATCTTCTGACACTGCACTCGAATTAGACAATTAGAAGTTCTGGGCATGCGCAGTAAATTTTATCGCGTAGTCATTACTCTATTGTTGAGTTAAAAACGCACATCGAATACGATATACACctcaaaattttcaataaaatagtgATCTTACAAGATGATTATgcttaaaaatatgtaattttgcaAATAAACTATTTTAGAAAATTCTTTACTTTGGTAAGTTTACATGTGTCGCCATCTTGGATCAACAAGTTAACCTGTGAAGAAGGGGTTACGGTAATAGAATAAATTAGAGATTAAGCTCATGCGCATTTCGCTTACTCTTGTCGTTCGACCTTGGAACTCTACTTACTCTAGTAACTCGAGTAAGATATCCGAAAACGCTCAAGAAGGCTACGGCCCAAacgtaaatataatttataacaaaacgtCATCATGTCTAAATTgaattataaacaaaggcatcaATTATCAAACTTACACTGTTGCCCTGCTGCATTTCTTTTTCTCCGCCCAGTGTGTTGAAGACTTTCGAACGACGATGACAGAATCGTAATGTATTGTAAATCCCTCATGGTTAGatcagaactgaaaaaaaatcaatttaactgGTATGAAACTTCTAACAACTAcacattaataaaattatttcagtactgattattgaaaaacaaatacgtagagaccgtaccatagctcttcgcattcttcggtttttcaaaaaaaagtggtttttacaagagcaccggttacgattaaaaatgtaaacaacggactctgtctgtaaattatttgaatgaatgagtgatcgtcgatcttagtcataatattgattgacagtgaatgctaatgattccttgtgttgcagaaaggtatttagtttgtaactgtaatttcctatcaattgatatcctctcgaaactggtaaagtaactgcttatatttggacaaagcccattgtctttgccattcgccagctactaaaaaggcaaatatataagattcagtgtaagttatatttcactggtactaccagttagtaagttcatactctaaaaaacacgtTAGAGAAATTTTGGCAGTTTTGGCCGATAAAAATGTTtacagcattagattatatttttttctttacacgaaagttgccgttaggtaacaaagcgaatacgccgataatccggagtaggccgattatgtgttattgtcacaaaactgttccagttcacgtaatgtaatcggtgcacttaTACTGCCTaactatagctactgctgttatagggaagtggtagagtgtctgtctcaggtgtgagaggtcctgggttcgagtcccagttacagcttaacaattttcattctgctacagcatctttttgctgttaaaggactgttccagttgttttatatttttagcacacagtatcatggatcattatttagaaatccagatcacagttgaatattaaatcaaatgcaaccaagaagaaaatatgcgctatattatgtccctttgatgtttctgctctccaggttcaaaaagagttacatttccctgatcacaaaattttcttttacatgaaaatattaaatgctcataactctatgTTTTTGCttattgtcaatatatctatttttgagaaatatatggacatttgtcttcatttcaaatttttttaacttcataactatgatttgaaaaacttaggtactatctctaaaatACGATTATTTACTAGTAGTTTGTAAGTGtctattataagtttgaatgAGTGTTATACTTGTTTATACTGACATCATTTATCTTGCCTGTAACTTATGATTGTGAGAAGCAAGTTTTATCTATTACAGTGATTATTCTTAAGAGGCTTTTGTCGTGTCGCTGACACTTTACTCGCGTATACTGCTCTCTTTTTATTATGTACTGTATAATCAATGATGCAACAACATGTTTAGCTTAATATTCAAAATACAGCAACAAATTAATATTCCATACTTTGCTTGTAAAGCTAAGGCAAATATTCCAGAAGCCAAAGCCGCGGATGCCGATGTTCCCATAAAGTTGTCGCATTTCCCGCCATGTGTTGTGGATTCCTAAATAGATATATAGAAGACAATATATCAATTATACACATATGTATTACTAGCTAGTACTTTCCTTTTTACTTGTATAAAGGAAGTTTACTTATCTTCTTAGCATTCCAGTATAATATACCTTACTTATATCATCCTATAGTTCTAGTATAGCagttaaaataaacattatacttaTTTCAATGTAGACATATGTGTATTATTGACATATCAGTCACTACAAAGAAACAGGTTATGAAATACCAATGTTTTCGAGCCTTCGTGTGTATTAAATTCCCCATACGTAGATGCCAATGTGCACGCGCAAGGAATTGCATATGCCGGTTTTGAACCATTTGCTCCAACACTGGAAATGGTAATTGTGTAAATGCTATTCGCCAGAGCTTCCATGTTACAGTCATACACAGGTCCTTTGTTGTTCCCTGCAGAAAATACATAAACACTCCCTTTGCCTTTTCTTCcctgtaaaaaagcaaaaccaGCTCATTGAACACGcttgaaaaatataatgaaagaGAAACTTTCTTTGATTGTGTACGTTTTTATcatgtaaaaatgatattttatgcataaaatgatTTGTGAGGTAACCGTCAGCCGCTTTTCAAGACAACCGGGGAAAAACTTGGTTAtaatacgagggatgttcgaaaagTAATGCAACTGAGTCTGTATTTTGCAATGTATGTTCATCTTGTTAACATTCATCTTTATTTTGACCAAATGGCTTCTCGTCTTCTTGCTAGCAATTACTCAGTACCTCATCTAAAAAGGGATCATTTGACTCCTATTTTCGGGTACATATAGATTACTAGGCGTTCAGAAAAGGACAAAAAATTTTCGTTCAGAAGTTAAAAAGAAACGTAGGATTTTGTAATGTTTCCTCAAATTCCTGATAACAGatattttttcactttgaaaatgttAACAGCTGGGTGCATTACattattaatttctaaatatttgagTAAATTAGCATTTTCTTTTCACATCGTGTGattgttattatatttacattccaAAGATTTTGCCTACGAAAACTCCTGTttgaattttcacatttttccatACTACGAGATACCTACGTCAGCTTTGAGAGTTCTTTTTCCTCacgaaaatagaaaacaaatatatgATTTACAGAGGCAAAACTGCGTAATATTCCCACTTTTGGTTGTTCAATAATTGAGCTCAACTACATTTTATAGCTATCCAAACAAAACGTCTACAACTTAAATTGCCTTTATTACTATTGAGAACACCCTTATCAAACGTACACagcaaagttatttattgtttgaTTCTAGGTTTACACTTGATATAATCTAAATATCAATCTTTAAATTTGTGTTCCAATAGTTTATTTAACTCAGAGaatgagaaaatatgaatattgttTGTATTTCTTTTCGAACATACCTCGTTCTCGATAGAATTTATCCAAAACTGTTGTTAACTTAAATTTCCAAACAATAATTTAATGCTTGAAATATTGATGTATAGAAATGACAAAGACTGTCTAACAAAGGAGGATACatacttttttttccaaaaaaaattcactcctactaaattcaatttaatttcatACAAGGAGGCCTAATACAAGAAATATCTAGCACCTAAAACACAGAGACGGCAACACCTCTCCCAAAACGCACATTTATGAATATGCAGGTATGTTATAAAGCTAAACCTTTTTCGCGCCTTCTTCTAACGCAGCTCTCATCTCTGGAGTGGCCGATTTAAATTTATTATGCAGATTGAAACTGCAAGAATAAATATCTATCCCGTCATTTTCGTATGAAATTGCTGATGGAATATGTTCTACTGAAAATGCAAACCCTTCGACTGCCCAGGCTGTAGGATTCTCCTCAAGTCTAAATACCTTTAGAGCTGAAAATACAACCCAAAGGTGTTCATTCATTCATCATGTCCATAAATAATCCCACCCTACCAAAAATAACAAGttaatgaagtattgccatgcaataaaaagtcccctactggaaggcacctaattttctctactgcagtatagcataatgaactgatatctgtcaatgatgtataaacaatattgtactatatatacagtatgctaaaaacaaaagacttggattaaaatttgtatatagaaaaccctatagttgttttcatatagcatatttggccgattatcaaaaaggtaacgttatttatagaagaaaaaaaaagaaaaaaaaaacaagagctgtcactaatggtgacaaatgcccccgcagcaccttgacctttgacctggtgaccccaaagtcataaggggtggtgtactcaatatgtactatcagtatgtgaagtttgaaggtcctgggtgcagtggttcgcaagtaaagtgtcttcatgcaaaaagttaacgttggcctctgtgaccttgacttttgatctggtgaccccaaagtcagttgggATTGtttactcataaagtactatcagcgtgtaaagtttgaaggccctgggtgaagtggttcgcgagtaaagtgccttcatgcaaaaagttaacgttggcctctgtgaccttgacctttgacctggtgactccaaagtcagtaggagtggtgtcctcaataagtactatcagcatgtgaagtatgaaggtcctgggtgcagtgattcgcgagtaaagtgccttcatgcaaaaacatTAACGtagtgacgaacgaactaactaacgaacgaacgaactaacggacggacagttgaaaactaatacaTCTGCCTTCGGGGGCATACAAATccatgtaagtccacacaaaactctttaccaggtagagataggtcaaaatacacctaaaaatttgatgtaacatgcatgttgtaacCACAGAAAActtgtcttgatttttccctacggcctgtaataagtaagttacaatataagctatttatagtaaaaacaaaggaaaataactcttaaaaacaagagtgcctcatagtggtgaatatttgtgccaagttatatcaaaatccctccatgcataaagaaaaattgctctggacaaagtcaatcttgaatttggcatttgacccctaagcgtgaccttgacattagacctaggaatctggttcttgtgcacaacaatctgtctcataatagtgaacatttatgtcaagtaacatcaaaatccctccatgcatgaagaagaagtttatatatatgaaatactggatcatttaaaacaaatatgcatgagaaagagaaaaaaaaccctCATTATATGGTCGGGACAGTGCTTTGAGTAATTGTTCTTAGGGTATGAATCGTGTTTAAAGGAATCGTGTTGACCGAGCCTTTCGCAAGTTTTTACACATCCgcgtttattttttcatatcgcTATGCTTCAATAATCAATTTACAAACCTGCTAATTTTGAATCAAAAGCAATTCCAGAAGAGCAATGGTTATTGCCAAATTCTCCAGCTATAAGTCCTGCAGCCATGGTTCCATGACTacaaaaacatttatcaaatcaaaatattttgttaaggATTTTTTGTTTAACTATCGTGTTTAAACAGCAATTCATTCTTTGTTTGATCATGGGGACCTGTAATATACAAATGAATGAATCAGGAATGATTTTCTAAATCACAATTATGTAAGACTTTAAAAGCTAatcataaaacaaacataatgtgTCAGCACTCAATATATTACATTGTATGTACGTTGTTTTGACATAAACAGTTATTAAGTATTCTTATAAATAATATGAAGAATCAGTTGCCTAGTAATTTCTTCTGTTTCCCAGTAACTCTGAAAGCGTTGGGGATTTACATCACTATGGTCTCCATCCACGAAACTATATGAAAAATTCTTGTCCTGAAAAATAAAGATCATTAGaggaaacatttttgtaaatattttgcaaattattttggTAGAAGAAGTATGATAACTTCGAAGAAATACACTCAGTATACATGCAAATAAGCAGTTTTGATCTGCAATATTTtcgtaaaattgaaaaagtggaaactccacaggttagGGTTAGGATTTAGCAAGTTTATTAGTTCGGCTAAGTATAAATTAGTATCCTCCAATCATTTGTTAAGTAAACACAATATATCTGGCTTGTAATGCTTCTTCTTTTACCCGTGTGTAATTTAATGATATCTGGAAAAACCTCTAAGTGTGTACATGTACTATAAAAATGATCCTTACTAAATTTTTTGTCAAGTCTGGATGCTCCATTTCTACACCTATATCAACCACTGCCACGCGTACTCCAACTCCTGTGTAGCCGAGTGACCAAGCTTCTTGGACATCCATGCCATAATACGGCCAGCATTGTTTGCTCTACATTGACAAGAAATTAATTATcacagacaaagtaaaacatattgAAACATGTGAACGAAGTATTGCTATGCAATGCAAAGTCCCCTACTGGcagaaaaattaattttctctactgcagtataacataatgatctgatatctgtcaatgatgtataaacagtattgtactatatatataataatttatgttATAATACAACACtaggattaaaatttgcatatacaaatttttacagttaatgattgcttataacatgtataaatataaaaaagtatttaatttcaattttgacatttcattttgaaattggtgggaaaatgagaaaaaaaagaagaaattatcataataaaaggaagtaattctgaaaacaaacacaaatattttttgttgatttggtccatatgacacatgagctttTATTaatcaatgttgacttttgagcTAAGGGATCTGGGTATTGCAAATGACACATTGCCACATTATGGGAGCATTTGCGtcatgtaaaattaaaatcccttcatggatgacaaagttatgaaCCATAAAGGAAAAAACCtaatgaccttttgacctctgaCTGTGGCTTTGATCTTTGAATTAGGGTTAAGGGTGTTGCATAAAACAAATtatctcattatgggaaacatctgtgccaagtaatattaaaatccctttatgaatgacaGTGTCATCGACCATACAGGAAGAATCTTTTTGACCAccaagtatgacattgacctttgagctaggggtcttggtatagcgcatgacatgtcgtcttattatggtgtacatttgtaaagtaatattaaaacccctttcAGGATTGTTTATTTACAGAACGGActggaaaaaagctctgttgacatttgaccaccaattgtgaccttgacctttggtctagggcttcgggttttgcgcatgacacgtcgtctcatcatagggaaaatttatgccaagtaatatagtaatctcttgatggatgacaaagttctggaccagacacaaaacagaccctatTAATGCCATGCTTAGCCGCCAAGTGTGAACTagaccttttagctaggggtctGACAGTTGTGCataacacattgtcttattattggGTACATTTgggccaagtaatattaaaatcctttcatggattgCTGATTTACAGACCGGTCAGGGAAAAAAAGCTCTTTTGTCATTtgatctccaactgtgaccttgacctttaaactaagGGTCCGGGCTTTGCGCATGACCCCTcttctcatcattgggaacattaaaatcccttgatgaatgtcaTAGTTATCGACCGGACACCAAACTGTGGACGGACgggcaatcctatagtccccgaaactagtTTTCAACATGTAGAGGACTAATAAcaaaacatctgtttatttgtttGACTTGGAATCGCTGTAACATTTGTATTGATTTAAACATTTATGAATATTTCGTACTAACATGTGCAGATGTTCGAGGTCGCAGAATCCATCGTCCAAATGTAGTCTGAGACTGCGAAAGGCTACCATTTCTCCAAGGGTAATACTTGACGATAACTTTCTCTCTCTTCTTAACATGTAAAATCTAATAATAGATAAATATTTCTTATAAGCAATGAATTTTGATCCAAGAATTATTTTTGTTAGTTAGTCTATCACACAAGGTCAGTGACTTTATCACCCGGTtatcacaaaattaaaataatatatgacttaatcgtttatatataaatatctataaaCAATAATTTAATGGGCCAGTTCAATTTTAACCCAGATAATGTATTTGTAAAAACGGGTAttaaaataactcagtataagtTTAGCGGTCTTACTTTCTTAGCAAAGAACTCTTTAAAAGCTTTCATGTCTGGATGAAACACATTTGCCGGCTGATCACTTGGTTTCAAGTCCTCTTCAAACAAGAATATATTTGACACAAGCTGCAAGCATATATTATAATGATGTTAAAAGTAAGTAATATTGTTcgattattcagtttcagtttttcgtTTATTTACATATGATCACTATATAAAACatgattcaaagtttcaaaaaacgTGTAtacttaaagatatccaatggccatatctttcactaaaatatttcatctgatagaaatttacttaaaatgtatAACATCCTCATTAAATGCCAGTTTTTTTCGTGGTAGTGCACATTTATAtcgtgtttatctatacatgtatatagcatgTACTATTtgctaattttatgtttacataaactattcgaagcaattgttcatgttttttaaatatgaaattaggatctaatatgcctttaacataatattatttctAAGATAATAACGActatgaaaatgtaataaacgtaaacttgcaaaatgaaaaagaaagtaaaGTAATAATATCGGAGCTTAATTTgaaacaacatcatcatcaatTTTCATGGCGCTCACTACTTACAGATACGTATGTCAGATACACATATATAGTGAACAACgtgccaaaatatttttgaaaaatatttgaccaACAAAACAGAGTATTGGCAATCGGAATACGGATTTCGTATTCAACAAACATTTGTAGAAAGCTTTGTTGGACCGAATCATATTCTTGGCATCTTTGTACTCTTCCCGTTTTGGCTATGTGAGAAATATGAATGGCCAAATAGGGGCTGACACGGATCACATTTTGCCAAATCTTCACAAAACGTAAAAATTGTATAATAGTAACTCTTTTCAGAAGCAACCGtggtaaaatgtgtaaaaagcgGATTCTGTCCCATATTTCTCAGAAGTTATGAAGAATATCCTCGGTCCTTGTTAAACGTTAGATGATATTTGTCACACGGTTATAATAATGGATCGTATTCATCAAAGGAAGAATGAGAATCACActcttgttatccggataatacgaaatgctgtgataattccaaaatgctacaaaatgacagatgaacgcttctgaaaatttcaggatTTTtggtaagttgctgtggctttATAAAAGATCTTAACCACCAGATGTTGAAAAAAgaacgaatggtgatttgtttccatggaactgaaactattttactttatttttgtgaatgcaatacacagtatgttaaatagtttacaaaatccatgtaagtttagtttgaaaattcatgcttgtaattcactgtatatgcagctctaccatttcactatctaaCATAGTTTAGAGTAAGTTGTTAACGTTTGCCTTTTTTTGTCAGAACCGTTTATATTGATCCTTgcgtgaaaaat from Mercenaria mercenaria strain notata unplaced genomic scaffold, MADL_Memer_1 contig_4984, whole genome shotgun sequence includes the following:
- the LOC128554376 gene encoding neuroendocrine convertase 2-like — encoded protein: MRYYRYGCLRKGIFKIILFNVRKVKKVFRLKGKMKLIEIITTALLLAVLPFTLVSSEKEKNNIQEYMIQIKEEWIDTIKIEAPRFGFRYKRKLVSNIFLFEEDLKPSDQPANVFHPDMKAFKEFFAKKILHVKKREKVIVKYYPWRNGSLSQSQTTFGRWILRPRTSAHSKQCWPYYGMDVQEAWSLGYTGVGVRVAVVDIGVEMEHPDLTKNLDKNFSYSFVDGDHSDVNPQRFQSYWETEEITSHGTMAAGLIAGEFGNNHCSSGIAFDSKLAALKVFRLEENPTAWAVEGFAFSVEHIPSAISYENDGIDIYSCSFNLHNKFKSATPEMRAALEEGAKKGRKGKGSVYVFSAGNNKGPVYDCNMEALANSIYTITISSVGANGSKPAYAIPCACTLASTYGEFNTHEGSKTLESTTHGGKCDNFMGTSASAALASGIFALALQANSDLTMRDLQYITILSSSFESLQHTGRRKRNAAGQQYDPYFGFGLINATSMVLKAKTWKTVSSQNEQTVHESDSKMRFISEDTLVISLRLDSCEKEENCIRFLEHVQVSLKYNTKKEPLFDIVLCSPSKTCSYLLNRKSHVRHKTADALRRRVYRNWNFTSVHFWGENPTGRWLLLFRKGKEPKTRHLLQFKSAVLTLFGTSVDTLGTNYVKSIQNDTWLPNDTEWYNTVAENTSKDLSDTVVDEVFNNEEKKSENQNDYMYWVWVVIIFVVLTVCVIITLVVRYIYMYMKQKIILALNIVNASGALYPRFPRP